From the genome of Candidatus Omnitrophota bacterium, one region includes:
- a CDS encoding ABC transporter permease, with translation MIKQDKKSLSQFQSAMAMFRRNRLAMVCVGILILLYFSAAFAGFLSPYSYDNEDRNYSYCPPMKIHVVSNQGRLTWPYVNQMTLSFDQFHKRVYSEDVSQSFPIQFLVKGDQYKILGMIPSRYHFFGVKSPGRLHLWGADSRGRDLFSRLLWGGRISLSIGIIGVAISFFFGLLIGGISGYYGGKIDNLIMRMCEMVMMIPGFYLMLALRAAFPPNLNSLQVYILIVVIFSFIGWASLARVIRGMAISLKQREYVLAAKVAGLSDIKIILNHILPHTVSYSIVAIMLSIPGYIIGESALSLLGLGIQDPYASWGNLLSEAMGIIQIRFAPWILLPGFFIFLTVICFNIIGDALRDALDPTFKMEG, from the coding sequence ATGATTAAGCAAGATAAAAAAAGTTTAAGCCAGTTTCAATCCGCGATGGCGATGTTTCGACGAAATCGCTTGGCCATGGTTTGCGTTGGCATTTTAATCTTGTTGTATTTTTCAGCTGCTTTTGCTGGATTTTTGTCACCTTATTCATATGATAATGAAGATCGAAATTATTCGTACTGTCCACCGATGAAAATTCATGTTGTTAGCAATCAAGGGAGACTAACTTGGCCGTATGTTAATCAGATGACATTGTCTTTTGATCAATTTCATAAACGGGTTTACAGCGAAGATGTTTCTCAAAGTTTTCCAATTCAGTTTCTCGTCAAAGGAGATCAATATAAGATTTTAGGAATGATCCCGTCGCGCTATCATTTTTTCGGCGTCAAGAGTCCTGGACGGCTTCATCTTTGGGGCGCAGATTCTAGGGGGAGAGATCTTTTTTCGAGATTGTTGTGGGGCGGACGGATCTCGCTGTCGATCGGTATTATCGGTGTTGCGATTTCATTTTTCTTTGGCCTTTTGATTGGCGGCATTTCTGGATATTATGGCGGAAAAATTGATAATTTGATCATGCGGATGTGTGAAATGGTTATGATGATTCCTGGGTTTTATTTAATGCTGGCTTTGCGAGCAGCTTTTCCGCCGAATCTTAATTCTTTACAGGTTTACATTTTAATTGTGGTGATTTTTTCTTTTATTGGGTGGGCTTCTTTGGCGCGTGTTATTCGTGGGATGGCGATTTCTCTTAAGCAAAGAGAATATGTTTTAGCCGCAAAGGTAGCAGGTCTGTCGGATATCAAGATTATTCTAAATCATATTTTGCCTCACACGGTGTCGTATTCGATTGTAGCGATTATGCTTTCGATTCCAGGATATATTATCGGGGAGAGTGCGCTAAGTCTCTTAGGGTTAGGCATTCAGGATCCTTATGCAAGCTGGGGCAATCTTTTGTCCGAGGCTATGGGGATTATCCAAATCAGATTTGCTCCTTGGATTTTATTGCCGGGATTTTTTATTTTCTTAACAGTGATTTGTTTTAATATTATTGGTGATGCTCTAAGAGATGCGCTGGATCCAACGTTTAAGATGGAAGGCTAG